The genomic region TCAAGATAGTTCCTTGAGGAGGGTGGGCGGTGAGTGGAGCTGAGCCCTTCCTCTGAGTACTTCATGGGAGTGGCCTGGGTTTCTTCCCAGGTGCCACAGGCTGCCTGAGCATCTTCTTTCCTTGCTGTTGGAAATGGCTGTTACCAGTTTCGGTCCCTTTCACAGGAAGCATCCATCTCTCAAGGAGAAGGGTATTTTGAGGAATTGgttttaaaaagagaagtaaaaccgaagatttttttttttttggcgggggggggggttggggagggggtttgagctcaggcagGGACTCTTGCTCTACTTAAATCACTCTCCCAACCtgtttttgtttcagaaaaaatCTTAACATTTGCTTCAAGCTTCCCGAGTGCTGAGAGTGCTGCGGTTATGAGCCTGTGCTACTACACATGGCAGCAAAGTACTTTCTGAATGTGAGTGTGACCATTTTGGTCGTTCTGAACTCTTCAAAGGCCGGTGCTGGCCCTGAATTTCCTTGGCTCGGGCCAGTAGACTGCAGACAGAAAGCAGGGGGCTAAGGAGGAGCCAGAAAGGGCTGTAATATACTTCTGGTTGGACAGGAATTGCCAGCCTTGTTTACTGTAACACAGAAGTATTTGGACCTTCAAAGCCCTAGTTGTAAACTCTGTGCCCTTTCAGCAAAAAGCCTTCAGAGGAAGAGTGTGGGAATAGCATTTAGAACTGGAGTCACTTTTCACTTACATATTCATTATCCTGAACAAGTAGCAGtcacctcattttatagatgagaaactcAGGCTAAGGATTAAATCCATTTTCTAAATTAGAAGCTGAACTGGATCTGAATTGGGACCCATAAAACCCTTTTGTATTGGAAAACCCATGGCTTTCCTATCATTAAAGTACACAGCAGGCTGTCACTGGAAAGCTCAGGACCTGAGTCATAGGTCTAAGCCATGGGCCCAGACCTGACAGCAGATCAACCTGTCTTGGGTGGTAGTGGCTGACTCATCTCTGAACACAACTGAAGtgctccccttcctcttctcagcACCAAGAAGAATTACAAGCTTCGTACTGCCCCACCTCCATCTCCTCACCCTATCCTTGCCCCCCACAAAAGAGGAACTacctggagatgtagctcaggagAGCAGTTGCCtgctagcatgcataaggtcacagcacaggaaaagaaaaaagaagaaaaatagccaCTTCTCAGTGTAACCCTGTGGAAAAGTTACTTGATTCCAAAAGAAACTAAGTTAGTCTTAATACAGAAAGAGGCCAGCCAGGTGGCCCCAGAAAGAACTAGGTGTCTTGACACCCAGTCCACACAGCAGGGAAAGGGGCTGAATGTGAGTCACAGTGCATTGATTTTATTTACAGATCAGAAGCCACTTAAATAATCTGTAGACACAAGTGCTGTCCAGGACAGAAGCCTAGGGTCCAAATCAGCCTTTAGCCCTCCTCATGCCCACAGTCAGCCCAATGCTGCCTCCATTCCATGGGCCagcacaggcatgtgccacctctGCTGCCATGGGGACCTAGGGTAGCTCAGACATTTGACCACCCAAGCCCAGACAAGAGCTGGGTTCAGACCCTCTGGGAATTCCTTTAATTCCCCCAGGCCAGATGAGTGGTGCCTCAGTGATGACAACAGCTGTAGAAGTAAGGGTTTGCCTTCTGGCTCAGATCCACACCCTTGTCCTCTGTCAAAGAGAGAGGTGGCAGCTCAGGACCATTCTCGTGGTATCAGGTAAGTCACGAAGGGAGCGAAAGGCCATGAGCTTATAGGAAGTCTCCATAAAGGCTTGGGgaagtacacacctgtcatcaccTGGAAAGCCGCCACACTGACGTAATCCTCTGCAACTTTCTGGAAGAGCTCATCTGGCAAGAAAAGAATCAGGGTGTGATGCCAGCAGTCCTGGGCTCTCCCAGTGACCCAACCTCCTGTCAGGCCCCAGGACAGCACTCACCCACACTCTGGCCTGTCTTGCTGGATGTTTCAAAGAGCTGAGCTTTGATATCTACAAAGAGAAGTGACTAAGACTTCATACCTGAGAGTCAGGTCAATATAGACAAAGGCAGAGGCTAGCAGTTCAGGGAGACCCCACAAATTCAAGGAGTCCACAAAGCCCTCCTAGTGCACCTTGCCGTGGCAACCAAGTCAGCCCCTGTTGCCTGTAATCCACCCAATCAGCCAGCCATCCCACCCTCCCAGGGGCTGAGGAAGAGCTACTGTCTGCATAGTCCTGGACGTCATGGAAGTCCACACGTCGACGCCGCCGGTCTTCCTCCAGCAGATCACTCTTGGTACCACACAGGTAGATTTGACAgccctggggtggggggaagacaaGGCTGGGGGTACCTCCTTAAAACAACACAGCCACAGTTCCTGGTCTTTCAGTAGGGTAGGACCACCTACCTCCTCTAGGCTACGCAGCTCCTTCACCCAGAACTTGGCTCTCTCAAAGCTGCTGCTGTCAGTGAGGTCTTGGTAGTGGACATGCAGGAGACACAACCAAGGATCGGGGAACGTTCTCTGAGGCTGGTCTGACAGCCCTTGTTTGAAAAACACACCCGAGCCCCCTCTCCCCTTACCATAGCAGACGATGGCAGCCTTGGCTCCCCGATAGTAGATTCTGCTCATGGCCTCATAGCGCTCAGAGCCTGCTGTGTCCTGAAGGGCAGGGGGAGGCTCAACCCTGCCCTGAGTTACTGGGCTACTTCCCAAGACTACAACCTAGGTCCACGTCCTCCAGACTCCCATTTTCCAAGTGAGGAAACGGGTCTGGAGGAATGAAACGTTCTCTATGAAGCCACCTAGTAAGAGGTGGGACGTAAAGCCTCAGGAACGGGTTTTCCCAAGATCATATTCCCAAAGGACTCACCCAAATACCCAAAGTCACTGTCCGGTCTCCGACGGACATCACTTTGGCCACGAAGGCAGCCCCGATGGTCTGCaaccaggaggaagagatcaggccGTGGGTGCAGGCTGCCCCCTCCCACCGTGCCGGGCCCGGATGCACTTACGTTCTGGTAGGGCCCCACCAAGAAGCGGTCGTGCACGTATCGTTCCACCAAGCTGGTCTTGCCCACGTACTCCTTGCCCAGCATCACCACCTTGACGTCCACGCGCTGCCCGCTCATGCTCCTGGGGCCGCCTCACCCACGTCCGGGTCCGCTCGGCCCAGGCAGCGCCAAAGCCCCAGACCCTGACCTCGAGCGCCTCGCACCCCGGCCGCGCCCCCGTCGGCCCAGCTCCTCCGTCCGCGGCGCCTGATGTCTGGTGAGGGCCGAGGGCCCGGGAGCGCGCGGGCAGCGCCCTCCCGCGCCGCACGCCGCGGCGTAGCTCGGGTCTCGGCTCTCGCTCGTTCGCCCGGCGGGCTTACGCTCCGCTCCGGTCCGGACTCCCAATCCAACCTGGGGTTTCCCCCGCCCTACCCAAACCTGCTTCAGCCCGCAGCGCCGGGGCTCCCGCGGAAGAGAGCCAGAGGGCGAGGGGGCGGGACCGGAAGTGGGGTGTTCTCGCGGCCGCACCGGAAGTGGCGCGCGGCAGTACGATCCCTCATGGCGGCAGCAGCGGCTCGGGCGCGGCGCCGTAGTGACTGAGCTGCGAGGCTGGCGGGCGTGCGCCGAGCCACGGCCCGGCCTCCGCGTGCCCCCCGGGCTCCGCACCCCTGATGCTTCGTGGGTGCTGAGCCCGTCCAAGCCGGGACGATGGTGAAGTACTTCCTGGGCCAGAGCGTGCTCCGAAGTTCCTGGGACCAAGTGTTCACTGCCTTCTGGCAGCGCTACCCGAATCCCTATAGGTACGTGGCTGCGGGAAGACCAAACCCCTCCCCACCTTGCGATTGGGAGATCGATGTGTGGGCAGTCCCTGAGTAATGGGACCCGGAGAGACTCGACATCGAGTCCGACGTGGGGAATACCCGGAACTGGGGCCGTCTTTAGGGCACGAAGATCTCATCGGAAAAGTGGTCAGCCAGGCCTGCAAGGTTCTGGAAGGAGGCTGAGCCTGGGTGATGATTTGCTTGGGCCCTATTCTAACGTTCTGCCTTCTCGGGGTGGTGAGACAGGACGAGGGAGGGATTGGGGTCGGAGATCCGGGTGTTTGCCTGCTCGCCTGCCCGTGGCGCTCTCTAGTGGAGCAGCAAAATCATGAAGCCCAGCCGGGCTGGAAGTCCCAGGAATCCAGGTCAGGGAGTAAGCGGGAGATGGAATTTGCCCTGGGATAGGTTCAAGGTACTCTTAGACCTGAACCACAGCGCAGATCACTCTGCAAGATACTGCAGGAAGTATGCCCTGGAGGCCCCAAAGGGGAACCCCAATAGGCTATCTTTGTCAACCGCAGGCTTCTGAGGCTCACCCTTATTCCGCACCTACAGCAAACATGTCTTGACTGAAGACATAGTACACCGGGAGGTCACACCTGACCAGAAGCTTCTGTCCCGGAGACTCCTGACCAAGACTAACAGGATGCCCCGCTGGGCGGAGCGACTGTTTCCTGCCAATGTTGCCCACTCGGTGTACATCCTGGAGGACTCTATCGTGGACCCACAGAACCAGACCATGACCACCTTCACCTGGAACATCAACCATGCTCGGCTGATGGTGAGGAGTCCTTTGGTCACCCCAAAAGTAGACTGCTCCTCGGGTATATGGCTAGGAGCTGTGAGGGAGCTTCTGTGGGCTGAGGCAGGTCTGGGTTACTGAGGAGCCATGACTGTAGTGCAGGATCTCAGATGATCTTTGCAGCTGAGCAGCCTCTGAGAAGGGATACCCATTTTACAGTGGTTGGAAGAGCTAACCACAAAGCACTCTTGTCGTGTATGTCACACATGCAGGTGAGGAAGGGAGGCAGTGGCTTTCAGCTGGGTGTTCATCGAGCCACAGGTGCCTTGGATGTGCCTCAGGGTGAAGTTCTGGGCCCTTGCTGCACTTTAGTTCCAAGAATTCCACATTCCTAATCGGATGTCTGCCTGACATTTGCAGGAGAGGTGTTACACATGTCCTTGATCTCCTGCCTTTTAAAAAGCTTGGAAACTTGTGGTTTAAGAAATATTCCACAGTATCTTATGTGAATCCCCTGCAAGGTTTCTGACAGTTTCCTTTCAGTTTATCTTGAGTAACCTTGAGAGGTGGGTAATACTCATGGATGAGGTTCAGAGGTGAACATGTCTACAAGGTCACAGAGTGAGTAAGCACCTTCCTCTGCCTGGTGCTATCTGAAGTCATGTCAGATGGCTGTGTGAGGGCACTACCTCTGCTTGGTAAATTATGAAGACTGTGATCTGTTTGTGAGAAGTGTCTTAAGTGGCTGTCCACTTTCTCCTCTGAGAATGAGAGCTGTGATGATTAGCggacatacatttttatttggacTCAGAAAGCTCAATGGCAGACGTGGGTGAAAGGTGCCTGTCGAGACACAAAAGCCTAAAACAGAAAGCCCAGAGCAGGGTTGCATCAAAGCCTTCTGTTGATCCCAGAAAACCACCTCCTAGTTTTAAGGGTCAGCAGAGGTGTCAGAGAGGGCAAAGTGGCTTTTCTATGGCCTTTCTTAAATGCCACTTGTGGGTACAGTAACAAAAAGGAATGGGTTTTCCTTTCATGGCTTCATCTTGTGAAAAGAGACAAGGGACTAGGCAGGtacattccagctactcaggaggctgaggtgggaggatgaaTTGCGCACAGAAGTTTGGTGCTGGGCTGGACAACATACAAAGAGACAAGTTGAGTCTTCGTGCAAGTTGGCAAAACAAAAGACACCCCTGTGATGCTCCCTGCACAGATGGTGGAGGAACGATGTGTTTACTGTGTGAACTCTGACAACAGCGGCTGGACCGAAATCCGAAGGGAAGCCTGGGTCTCCTCTAGCCTATTTGGTGTCTCCAGAGCCGTCCAGGTGAGCAGTGTTGTGGCTGTTGGGCCCAAGACTTTGGAGCTTAAGGCCTGGCCTGGAGTGGGCCAGTGGGCAGCTCCCATTCCTTCACCTTCTCAATCTTTCTGCCAGGAATTTGGTCTCGCTCGGTTCAAAAGCAATGTGACCAAGACCATGAAGGGTTTCGAATACATCTTGGCCAAGCTGCAAGGTGAAAGCTCTGGGCACTGGAATCTCATCGGAGAGGCTGGGTCTTCCGTAGCTCACCCTGACCTGTGTGGACCCTGGGACTCACTGGGGGAGGGGGGGTAGGAGACAGGGAGGGGCCTTACCAGAGGGGCGTGGCCAGCCCATGTAAAATGACTCATCCAGGAGGGATTAGGTGAATCTTCTAGGCCTCACCTGAAGGTAGTGTCCCGCCCTTTACTGCAGGTGAGACCCCTTCCAAAACACTTGCTGAGACAGCCAAGGAGGCCAAGGAGAAGGCGAAGGAGACAGCACTGGCAGCTACTGAGAAGGCAAAGGACCTTGCCAATAAGGCCGCCaccaagcagcagcagcagcagcagttcgTATAGCTGGCCTGGGCCCCACCTCCGCCACAGCCCACCAGCCAGCGTGGCTCAGCCCCCTCCACCCTTTCCCATTGTACTTTATTATTAAAGGTCAACTTCCAGCCCTCTCTGCTGTCTGGGTGGTGGGTTGGggcaggtgtcctgttctgcctCTGTGGTACCAGGTGTGGTGTCTATGCCTGAGCACGATCTGTTTGTTCCCCCATTGGGCAGCTGATGACAGGCACAGGAAGTgcagtaacttgcccaaggtcacaggcaGTTTGCAGGTGAAGTGTAATAAACAACAGACTGTAAGCTCCAGGAGGGCAGGGCTCCTTGTGTTCCCTGTGGTGTGTCCCAAGTACCTGGAACACTATCTAGCACATGacagacactcaataaatacttgctgaaatCAGTTGGCCCCCAGCTCTGGAGTCAGAAAGCTTTGATTTGGATCTTCACTCCACTGTTTCCTGGCTTTGCAACTCAGGCAAGTCATCACTCAGTCTCAGCACCACCACCTGAGAGGGGCAGGCAGAAGCCTCCAGGTTGTGTGTGAGTACTGCCTGGCAGGCTCAGTGTGTTGGTGGCAGCTGGTGACTGCTCGTCTCATTTCCTCTTTAAACAGTGAGACTGGGACTTCCTCCCTTGTCATCAGAAAGACCATGGACAGGGAAGTTATGAAGCAGgcttttaatgaagaaaatactgTACAGTATACATGGGGCAGGGGCCTCATCCAGGAAGGATATGAGGGTCCAACAGGCATCTTGTCCCTATGGGACAGTAGAGCCAAGTGCTACAGAGAACACCTGAGAGGGTGGGCCAGGCCCGAGCTGCACAGCAGGGCTCAGGGAGCACCTGTTCCCACAAAAGGGTCCATTTTAGTCCATTCCAACAGGTGGTTCAGCAGCTTTGGGAGGCCCGTGCTTGGCAGACTCAGCCCAGCATGAGCAGAGGGCACTGGAGGCAGCGAGCGTCAGAGCCAGGTGCCCACGCTGTGTGAGTAGCTGTGCTCCTGGCCGGCGCTGAAACCCCGCAGCAACTCAGCCTCACCCCCAAACACCAGGCTCTCCACGTCCACCTCCAGGTCCTCTGCGCAGGGCAGGATCCAGTCAGAAGCCCTGGCCACCCTCAGGGTCCCCAACCCCTCAGGTTCAAGGCACTCACCTTGGTCTGAGTCTGAACGCTCGGAGGAGAGGCCGGAGGAATCCAGGCTGTCTGCCCGCAGCCGCTCCCGCTCACCTGTGTCCTGTCCCCGGAGCCGCTCCAGCTGGTGCTGCAGGTTCTGCTGCCTGCTTCGCAGCTTCTCCTTGAGCCGCCGCGCCCGCTGCTCCTGTTCCTCCAGCTTCTGCAGACCCCAGAGGGCAAGGGAGGGGTCAGCTGCCAGAGACTGGCGCTTAGTActgggggctggtagagtggctcaagtggtagagcctagcaaactgaagaccctgagttcaatccccagtaccaccagaaaaaaacaaaaacaaaaactcagcaCTGGTCCATGGTCACCACAAAGATCAGGGCTTCAGGGTTGGCCCCACCTGTCCTTCCACACCCATCGATGATCTGACTAGGGGGGTAAGCCATGGGGGGATCCCCAATCTCTGATGCCCTCAGGCCCTAGCCAGCTGATACAGCAGAGTGGAATATAAATGGGGATGGGGTGGAGCTAGGGAGGGCTGTGGCATCCTGACAAGACTATACCAAGCTCAAGGAAGCGGCTATCTCCAGGTTCCAGCCAATTGCTGCCACATGGCCACAGGCCCAGCACTGCTCATCTCCCCATTTCTTTAAGAGAAACTAGAAAGCCAGATTTTTCATGTCAAGTGGTCTTTGAAGTGATGCCAACTAATTTGTTAGTAAATTAGATACAGTAAATTAAATACAGATTAAACAGGCTGCCCTCCTGGTCAGGACCCTCCCAGAACCCTACTGTTTCAACACTAAGCTCCCCCACGCCCTACCAGAGCTCTGCCAGTCCTAAAGTTCAGATTCTTGGAAAGTCAGGGGCTCTGCATGCACAACCCTCAGGCAGAAG from Castor canadensis chromosome 16, mCasCan1.hap1v2, whole genome shotgun sequence harbors:
- the Prelid1 gene encoding PRELI domain-containing protein 1, mitochondrial, translated to MVKYFLGQSVLRSSWDQVFTAFWQRYPNPYSKHVLTEDIVHREVTPDQKLLSRRLLTKTNRMPRWAERLFPANVAHSVYILEDSIVDPQNQTMTTFTWNINHARLMMVEERCVYCVNSDNSGWTEIRREAWVSSSLFGVSRAVQEFGLARFKSNVTKTMKGFEYILAKLQGETPSKTLAETAKEAKEKAKETALAATEKAKDLANKAATKQQQQQQFV
- the Rab24 gene encoding ras-related protein Rab-24 isoform X2, which encodes MSGQRVDVKVVMLGKEYVGKTSLVERYVHDRFLVGPYQNTIGAAFVAKVMSVGDRTVTLGIWDTAGSERYEAMSRIYYRGAKAAIVCYDLTDSSSFERAKFWVKELRSLEEGCQIYLCGTKSDLLEEDRRRRRVDFHDVQDYADNIKAQLFETSSKTGQSVDELFQKVAEDYVSVAAFQVMTAATSLFDRGQGCGSEPEGKPLLLQLLSSLRHHSSGLGELKEFPEGLNPALVWAWVVKCLSYPRSPWQQRWHMPVLAHGMEAALG
- the Rab24 gene encoding ras-related protein Rab-24 isoform X3, encoding MSGQRVDVKVVMLGKEYVGKTSLVERYVHDRFLVGPYQNTIGAAFVAKVMSVGDRTVTLGIWDTAGSERYEAMSRIYYRGAKAAIVCYDLTDSSSFERAKFWVKELRSLEEGCQIYLCGTKSDLLEEDRRRRRVDFHDVQDYADNIKAQLFETSSKTGQSMSSSRKLQRITSVWRLSR
- the Rab24 gene encoding ras-related protein Rab-24 isoform X1, which codes for MSGQRVDVKVVMLGKEYVGKTSLVERYVHDRFLVGPYQNTIGAAFVAKVMSVGDRTVTLGIWDTAGSERYEAMSRIYYRGAKAAIVCYDLTDSSSFERAKFWVKELRSLEEGCQIYLCGTKSDLLEEDRRRRRVDFHDVQDYADNIKAQLFETSSKTGQSVDELFQKVAEDYVSVAAFQVMTEDKGVDLSQKANPYFYSCCHH